A segment of the Bufo bufo chromosome 5, aBufBuf1.1, whole genome shotgun sequence genome:
gacggacccgctctgaacgctagtgtgaaagtagcctaaccctccCGCTAAGCCGCATCCTTTTCACGGCACTTCAGAAAAGTGCTGAGaagctcaaaaagttgcaaacgaTAGTGCTCATATGGCCTGCAATATAATCTGGCGTAAAGAGATTGATAAATTTCCATAACATTACATGGTCTGTCAAACTTGAGTTACTGTGGTTCATAAACACTTCCACTTTGCAAGAATACTACTCACAGTTgatggtggaatatctaggaggaaAGAAATTTTACAAACTGACATACAgtataaggcctattgcacacggacgtttttttttcccgtttactggacgttttttgcgttccgtatacggtccgtatacggaaccattcatttcaattggtccgcaaaaaaaaacggaatgtactccgtatgcattccgtttccgtatttccgtttttccgttccgttttaacatagaacatgtcctattattgcccgcaaatcacagtccgtggctccattcaagtcaatgggtccgcaaaaaaacggaacacatacggaaatgcatccgtatgtcttccgtttccgttccgttttttgctgaaccatctattgaaaatgttatgcccagcccaattttatctatgtaattactgtatactgtatatgccatacggaaaaacggaacggaaaaaacggaacagaaacggaaacacaacggaaacaaaaaacggaacaacggatccgtgaaaaacggatcgcaaaacactgaaaaagccatacggtcgtgtgcaataggcctaatggTGACATTCTATTACAGTACCTCTCTGGAATTCAGTAAGTTCTTAAGAACGACCATTCTTTCACTCATGTTTGTAAAGGCAAAGTGCATGGCtaggtgctggattttatactCCTGTGGCAATGAAACATTTGAATTCAATGATTAAGAgatgtgtcccaatacttttctctatgtacagtatataaagggagagaaagagagagtgtgcgtttgtgtgtgttttgttttattgtattAAATAATACTCAATTCTCATTCCTTTACAAAATAAATATTGAATAGATTGTGTAACAGTATTTAATACTGCCTTTCAGAAAAGCTATCCATCATATCCTATCTGGCATTATAATATTACAATAAAAATGAGCTGAATTGGTCTGACAGATGCAACTAGTGACTCAGCTGTCAACATACTGAGTGTGTAGAGTATTGCCAGCAAACACCCATGTGACCTCATCTAGTGCATTGATGGAGGAAGCTGTTGGAGGCTGATTTTTATTCATGTTTCATGACTGGTGGCCTGCTTCATGGACCAGCTATGATAACAGGAAAGATAAAATATAATATCCTGAGATACAATGGGACTCAGATGCAAATGTGTCTAAAAAATAACACAATTCAAAAAATAAACTGTATAAGCAAATACTgatggacatttatcaagactggtgttccTATaggttatttatctatctatctatctatctatcattatctatctatgtatctatcttttATCAAATCTATCGAtcaatcattatctatctatctactgtatttcTATTCAGAGTGCTTTATAAATTGAATGTAGCTGGAACATTATTGTCTGCTCCTGCCAAGTGAATCATGTGTAggcaaaggaaattaatacatgaCTGGCGCATTtcctaaagaaaaaaattgttccCTGGGCTCCGCTGCTACCATGTAGAAACCATACTGCAAATCTTTTACAGTTAGGTTCTATTCACATTGGCATTTTTACCATTTCTGTTGGGGTTCTGGGTCAAAATTAGCACAGTCTCTCTATAGCTACTATATTCTTGACATCAAAACAGTGGAACCCCAACAGAGGCCTTCACTTTAAAGGGAGCGCAATCTTCTGTGGGGCAATGCTCTTAGTTATATTGGTAAAAAGGatgtgacaaattccctttaagttaaagggattgtccgggttcagagctgaacccggacatacccataattttatccaggcagccccccctgaggttagcatcggagcagttcatgctccgatgctctcccttcccCTGAgcaggatcgcgcagggcaagggctcttttgtttaccatAACAAACTGTCGGGcggagacttctgcccagcagtgtgttcggtgacgtcaccgactatgatgggcgggctttagctctgccatcgccattttacaggctaaggcagcgctaaagcccgcccatcagtgccggtgacgtcaccgggctcactgctgggcggaagaagaggcttcgctcgGCAGAAAGGGACCCGATACGTCACTGACTGTAAGAAAAACGGCACTTCTGGCTGGGATTTTCTCATTGGCAGAAGTAGCATAAGAATTGTGAGGTAAAGGTAGAAGAGGCATGAGTGTAAAATTTAGGGCACTGTTGTCCACACACACCAATCTtcccaatcctggacaacccctttaatagttttCATTAGTGTTGAACAAATTGAACCCGGACGAAAATGGAATTCAGTCCAAATTTCtggataaattcgattcaccgtgaagccgaatttcctcgtgcttcgtggtagcaaattgattttacctgaaataaagtaaaaaaaaaaaaaaatcatacttacctccaccATTTGCTCACAATAGACCAGCTGCCAccctcttgattgaagatctcgcacgaaaTCCCGTGCacggtgatgacgtcatcacaggccaGACAAGATTTCgcactagatcttcaatcaatatAGCGGCGcctggcccgtcgcaagcaaatgtaggaggtaagtatgatttcattTCTATTTTTACATTTCAGACTGTATTATTACTATCAGTTGTCGCAATCATGTATGATCGCGGTATCTGAGGGCTATAATGACGGAGACCAGCGCATTCACCGGCTTCCTGTCATTGCATCCACTGCTTACAATAAAATGTGATGAAGTAAAACAAATTATTTGTAAGACAAAATGTAAAGCCATTTTCTgctaaataaagtttaaaaaaaaaaaaaagactgaatatgCAAAAGAGATTCCATAAATATTCTTCATTTTCAGCAGCACAATTATCACTGTCTAAGCATGTGGCATGTGGTCCTGGAAGTGCGATCTTGGTGCTGCATGTAATGAGATTCCCGGGGCGGTGGAGATGAGGGTGAGAGGATTGAGCTGGGGACTTGTCAGCTCAGAAAGGTTTCATGATTCAGCTGAAGCTCCCAGTCTGCCTCAGGCTGCAGACTGTGGAAAAGAATCCGTAATACCAGTCAAATGCCTCTTTAGAAAAGAGAAATATGCTTATTGGTTCTTCTGTAGGAAGTTCCCgaaggacagcacacaatgtagcCATGCTTCAGCGGCATTGCCTTTCCTGAGCTCCCTTATtaagcctcatgtacacgaccgttgttttggtccgcatccgagccgcagtttttgcggcttggatgctgacccattcacggggccgcaaaagatgccgacagcactccgcgtgctgtccgcatccgttacttcattctgtggtccgcaaaaaaaaatgttgtcctttttgtggacaagaataggcagttatatcaatggctgtccatgtcgttccgcaaattgcagaacgcacacggacgccatccgtgttttgtggatccgcaatttgcgggccacaaaacacacatcggtcgtgtgcatgatgccttagaGACATGTGCCAATAAAATGAAATGTGCTAAATACATTGTTCTTACATCAAAAGCCTTGAAGGGACACTAGACCTTATATCATCTACAGTTGAATGTAGACTATTTTTGTGGTGTCCCAAGAAGTCCAGAATAATATCTGTCCCTTGGTCATTACTTACATCTTGGACCCCCATAAATACTTACAGATGTAGTACGgccaaggctaggttcacaccagaCACATACATCCTCGACTGACCTACTGTatacaccaggcatgctcaacctgcggacctccagctcttgtaaaactacaactcccacaatgccctgctgtaggttgatagctgtaggctgttcgggcatgctgggagttatagtttggcaacagctgaagggccgcagtttgaggattccTGGTATACACGTTGCATTTGGGTGAGGCAAAGGTATATCAACATATAATGGCTACAGGCGTGTTCACTTTTTGCTTTGGCAGCCGCATCACAGATTCCATGGCAGAACAAAGTAGCACAGCATGCTGCACGATTTTCTCCAGTAAAATGATTACTACCATGATGGAAACCCTATTGTCCCCCCTTATAGCCCATGGGGTCTGTAGCACACTGGGGCTGCCTGTCATCTGACACATCCTATGTTCCTATGATGGAGCTGAACACTGGAAACAATTAGCGGAGAAGTAGCTGcgatgtgaactaagcctaatgCTATGTCAGAATGGCATAAATCTGCCAAGTAATAACCCGTGCACAAGTAAAACCTATACATTACATCAGAAGGAATTTGCTTTTGCTGTTGACCCCAACTCTCAATCTAATCACATTTACATGGCGGATTTACACGCCCCAATTGTCGGTCCGATTATCGAGAATGAACAGATAATCAAGCCTTGTAAAGGTGCCGCAGAAAGAGTGATCTgacgcccagaaacaatgaatctgtatgaggattgCAGTGGGCCAGTGGCCGTAGCTCATCCCCATAccatggaggtgattgctgcatgtaaatgcagctcttcacctccactgacgagcagtcagttatcaggaaggaacaataataataattgccTGCTCAATCCGGCAGTGCTTTTAGTCTTTAGCTTTGCATTCCGTAATACCgtgggggttatttattaagaccggtaatTTATACACCGGTCTTAATCCCCCCCACGCTGGCGGCGGATAGGCCAAAATTTTGTAGAGGCACGTGcccctacataactttggcgcttggTGCCGTCAGCCATGCGACATGGTTTAAACTACGCCAGCTCTCTTGCTGATGTAGTTTAAAACCATTGTCCATTAGTGTTgagagcgaatattcaaaaagcaaatttttatcgcgaatcgatattcgcaataaaaattcgctttttgaatattcgctctcAACACTAATGGACAATGGTTTTAAACTACGTCAGCAAGAGAGCACTTTGAGAGCACTTTGagagcactttgagaatttgaatatttagaatatagtgctatatattcgtaatgacgaatattagtttgtttgtttttgttgtttttttacacagtagacatcaggtgatcatccctcccttcttttatcttgtgggccaatgaaaaggctttgtcacagcttagcaacatccctagtaactaagttgcctgccccttactatacaagttgcacgtattgcaaaaaaatatgcgcatcattaattgccgaaaattcgcaagcacaaatatattggagcactctatctgcatataaagctattccaatgttctgccgtgtcaaccattttctccagtctcagcaaacttctaccagcttgaaaaatggagcataagtgacccacgcctgaatttcgcgcgcattacgcgaatattacattgccagtTTTCGCAACCAAGAAtctaatctcgaattcgcaaattcacgaatatatgaatattctactaaatattcgcgaaataccgagaattcgaatattgccccttccgctcatcactattgtctATGCCATAAACTGGCGTGGAAAATGATGAGTGATATGGGCCGGCCAATTCCCCTCCCACGCCACGTCCCCTTTTCTGCCCCCTCGAAAAAGTGGCTTGAGCagagaaaagtcacagattttgccGCAAAACCCCTTTGCGACAAAATCTGCGACAAAAATACCCCagtggcataaaaaaaataatgaatgatcCAATGTGCGTTTCTGCAATTGCTCAACTCAGTGTCTCCTATGTGGGTGGACTGCAGGTAAACCTACTACTACTACATTAGCTGAAATACAGTGTGAAACCATTCGAATGACAAACTCAGCCCTGCTGCACCAGTACATACCTGGTAATATGATATTGGCAGCTctctttatacatatatatatatatatatatatatatataatcagtaaGATAGCAAAATATACAAAAAGACTCACATATACACTGATATATAGAATATTCTATTCCTGCAACTCATGTTAGTTAAATCCAGTACTAGTGATACCATCATATGCAGCCTTGTCTACTGACCCTTCCATCTAGTATTGTAAAATGATATAATGCAATTTTCCTTGACATTCCTACAATTtatatttaactttatttttataatgtaataaaatagGCATCTAGTTCTCATTAAATGTGATTAATGATATAGATAGGATTAAACCCTCTGCCCCTTACAGCCCCACTTTGTAATCCCATTACAAATCTGTGACTGTGCATTCTGCCTGTGGCTTGCTCTGGTAATGAGAGTCACATCTGCATTGGAATAACAGTGAGACAAGATTTCCCTGGAGAATTTATTTTTCattgaacatatttttttttctctctgctaacAAGATTGATATTAAAATCGAAACATGCTTCACCCAACTGTGcagaatacccccccccccccccccccccccttccccttcttccTTCCAATTTCAATGCAAGGTGTAACATTTCATGCAGCTCTCCTGCTGTAGGTGCCTGGGATGCTGCATGCATGGGCAATGTATAAAGGCAAGGATAGCGTTAATTAATGCCCATGCTCAGGGGATGGGAAACCACAGCAGCATCTTCACACAGGCTCCTTACTGATGTGACAGGCACTTTATCCGACAATAGAAAATATCCCTGTAAAGTAGCTATGCACCAGTCTATGGAAAGGTCACATATTGTAGAGAGAGCATCTTCTCAGTAATCCAGGTATCTGTGTCTGATCTCCATCTAGCCTCTCTATCCTTTGTTACAGTGCACTTCTAGACCCACAGTGCACTCAGCCTCTTCTCTAGGTGTATAACATTTGATTGTTACACATTACATTAGTAAAGGACAGGAGAATGGCCAGCATACCTTATTTCTTAAGGAGTAGATGGAGGATACAGTTAATGGACATTACATTGTACTGTATGGCTTTTACTGGCTGGGCTCACAAAGGGTTTGGTGCTGCTTTCATGTGTACACACAAGTATACTTCTCCCAGACATCAAGAGCCTATAAATAGAAAAGGTTACAGCATTTCCCTCTGCTAAATCAATAGAGCTGCTCTCCTGCAAATTCAGCCGAGGTGTCTTATTAATTATGAAACGACTCCTCTGATCTCAGAACAGGCAGTTTTCTGCTGCCCCTCTCCAGTCCTGCCTAATAGTGGGGACCTTCTTTTCTTCACACTCCTCTCTCTGTCTCTTTATCTCTCTGTCTCTTACACCCCTCTATTTTCTCTGGTGTATCTTTATTTCTCCTCCTTTTTTCCTTCTCTTCCCTTCTCCTCCAGTGCTATCACTTCTTTTTTTAATCTTCACAATCTCTCTTTGTTCCTCCTTTCTCCTCCCTTTCTGATTCTCTTTACTTTTTTTCTCACTCTCTCCCTTTCCTCTCTCTTTTCCTGTTCGTTTCTTTTCCTTTCCGTTTCTCCACAACTCCATTTCTCACTCTCTCTTTCCTCTATCTCTTCCTGTTCTATCACGTCGCTCCCTCTTTTCTTTCTCCCCCCTTTCCCTTTTCCACACTCTCCTTTTCTCACTTACTCCTTTTCTCTCTATTTCCTGTtccctctgtctcttcctccttTTGTCTATCTCTTTCCCTCCCTTCCCTTTCTCACACTCTCTTTGTCTTACATCTCCATTTATCACTCTCACCTCTtcactttattttctttttctctccTTGCCTCTTCCcccttttctttatttcttttacTCCCTTCCCTTTCTCATATCTTCTTTTCTCActttctccttttcctctctgtTTTCCTGTCcatctcttcctccttttctctatctcttcctccttttctctATCTCTTTTCCTTCCCTTTCTCAGACTCACATCTCCCGTTCTCCTATTTTCCGTTCTCTTttcctgttctctctctctcttcctccttttctatatctctttttcttctctttctccttttcctctctgaCCTCTTTATAATTGTATTTGTTTCTACCTTTAGCCATTTTCGCAGACTCTCACTTCCCTTCCTTTTTCACAGTGCCTTCATCTCCCCCCTTCACATTTCCACATTTCTAATCTCTACCTTGTGGCAATACTTTTCTACAAACATTTGGTAGCAAATAGAAACTTCTAATAAAACACAGCGGCTTtgaaacaataattttattaattatCTTGTACTATATACTTTGTAGCAAATATCTCTTTTTTGCTGATTTGAGTTTATAATAAACTTTCTgttaaattacatttatttatttttaaaatcaaGGCTCTCTCTTTAATTCTCTGTCAAAATctcttatatttttttataataactaTTTTGTACGATTATACATTTACTCCCCCATTTGTGGTTTACACTGTCGGATACTAAAGTAATATGTGTAACACCTAAACCGaggaaaagaaagaaaggaaggcAGTGAACTTTGAAATATATCTTGGCAACAGCAGATAAAGCTTCACTCCCTCAGCAGTCCATGGATCATACTTGCCCAATCATTTGCACATTCATCCTTTGGCCATTCATCCAGTTACTTGGTGCTCTTTTTGCCAGTGCTGTTCTTTCCTTGGTTACATAGTTGCATTGCAATGAGGAAAACATGGTTTTTGTGGAGAGGGGATATGGTGAACATTGGATAGTGATAGACCATGTGAACATCTACAGCACATCTTCCACATGTGACTGGTCCCTTGGCTTATTTTGCATGTGATGGTTTATTTAATAATGAGGAGCCCACTTCCatctcttcttctcctgttattgttattaatattattattgtaattattattattattattggttgGCCCAGGGCCTTTCCTGAGTTTCTTTGCAAAGGATAAAGGGCTCACTGTTTCTGGTTTGAAGATGTAAAGCTGAGGTCCGGTTTTGGCTGTTGTTGCTCACTGTTTGTTAACATTTGGCAAACGAAACACAaattaaagaatatatatattttttttaattttccacaaTCCTAGATGGGAAACGTCACAGAGAACACAACGTCCCCGGAGAACGGATAAGGTATTTCCTCTAGAATCCAGCAGGTGGCGCGAGTGAGGGCGGATTCCTGATGCTTTGGGTCTACTAGAAGATCCAGGTAAGTAGagcagatagagacagcaggagtAAAGGCAGGGTGGCTCTGGGCCCCGCGGAACCGCTAGATCTTCCGCACATTTGGAACAAGCTGCCTTCAATGTTGAGTTTTTGGGAATCCTTTTTCAGTTTCTCCCACATGTCTGCTGCCCCTTCATGACAATCTGCGAGCACTGTGACAGCACACACATGGAATTCGTTCC
Coding sequences within it:
- the NRN1 gene encoding neuritin: MGVHLNGRYILLALAVHIAYLVQAVRAAGKCDAVFKGFSNCMLTMGDKMETYSQSMDEEKNLNTICSYWNEFHVCAVTVLADCHEGAADMWEKLKKDSQKLNIEGSLFQMCGRSSGSAGPRATLPLLLLSLSALLTWIF